In Lytechinus variegatus isolate NC3 chromosome 12, Lvar_3.0, whole genome shotgun sequence, a single window of DNA contains:
- the LOC121424901 gene encoding cytochrome P450 2J2-like, which produces MCTTIAFEQFTSQTVSSVLTDSASLFWVRYNIMDMISFSNTFLLLGVIGFLSIFWFTKSNKKLPPGPWLLPFVRYRFGSGLVHETFVEVAKKYGPVFTVRRGLFLCVVLNDKESLKEALVKSGEFFSDRFVPGSLRWTIPDPKKKATVTWSNGKPWKDLRDFCLNVFRSFSIDEASLESRINLEARYLAEEIRNHDSRPMVISGLLNKVTGNIMAQLIFGHRFDYDDVEFTAALRIMAEAGAFIGEHDPVNVFERLIHAPRYKPFREMITKLKIFIQSQLPVNRETFQKDHIRHFVDAFLADDISEKYEWKDFWRIAFDVFTGGTENAAVFASWAILLLAVHPDVQLKMQSELDGVVGHGRQPTTNDRSNLPYCEATLMEIMRIRPVLPLSLPHMTSADVTLGPFTIPKGTIVIPNLWAVHHDPKDWCEPHVFNPDRFLSADGQTVVKNEAWMPFSIGRRDCLGSQLGKMETFLLFTNLFQQFEFRLPPDQPTHNMRGLLGLTLHPEPYKICAVER; this is translated from the exons ATGTGTACGACCATAGCCTTCGAACAATTCACTTCCCAGACCGTATCCAGTGTGCTGACGGATTCAGCCAGTCTCTTTTGGGTGAGGTATAACATCATGGATATGATTTCCTTCTCCAACACGTTCTTGTTGCTCGGAGTTATCGGATTCCTTTCCATTTTCTGGTTCACTAAAAGTAACAAAAAACTTCCACCAGGTCCATGGCTGCTACCATTTGTGAGATACCGATTTGGGTCTGGCTTGGTTCACGAAACATTCGTGGAAGTGGCGAAGAAGTATGGACCGGTTTTCACTGTTCGACGAGGCCTGTTTCTCTGTGTTGTCTTGAATGACAAGGAAAGTTTGAAAGAAGCGCTGGTGAAGTCAGGGGAATTCTTCTCAGATAGATTCGTTCCAGGGTCTCTTAGATGGACAATACCTGACCCTAAAAAGAAAG CGACTGTAACTTGGAGCAACGGAAAACCTTGGAAGGACCTACGGGATTTCTGCCTTAATGTATTTCGCTCCTTCAGCATTGATGAGGCGAGCTTAGAATCTAGGATCAACCTTGAGGCTCGTTATCTGGCTGAGGAAATCAGAAATCATGACAGTCGACCCATGGTTATATCAGGTTTACTCAATAAAGTGACTGGTAATATCATGGCTCAACTAATTTTCGGCCATAGATTTGATTATGATGACGTCGAGTTTACTGCCGCATTACGAATAATGGCCGAAGCTGGCGCCTTCATTGGTGAACACGATCCAGTCAATGTCTTTGAACGACTTATCCATGCTCCCCGGTACAAACCCTTTCGTGAAATGATAACCAAACTCAAGATTTTCATTCAGTCTCAGCTTCCGGTCAACCGAGAAACTTTCCAAAAAGACCACATTCGACATTTTGTTGACGCATTTTTAGCAGACGACATCTCCGAAAAATACGAATGGAAAGATTTCTGGAGAATCGCGTTCGATGTTTTTACCGGTGGTACAGAGAATGCAGCAGTTTTTGCCTCATGGGCGATCCTTCTCCTAGCTGTCCATCCAGATGTACAACTTAAG ATGCAGAGTGAACTGGATGGAGTCGTTGGACATGGTCGACAACCAACCACCAATGACCGGTCAAATCTTCCATACTGCGAAGCTACCCTGATGGAGATCATGCGAATCAGACCTGTCCTCCCATTATCCCTCCCTCACATGACGTCAGCAGATGTCACTCTTGGACCTTTTACCATTCCTAAGGGGACTATCGTTATCCCTAACCTGTGGGCTGTTCATCATGATCCTAAAGACTGGTGTGAACCACACGTATTCAACCCTGATAGATTTCTGAGTGCCGATGGTCAGACGGTCGTCAAGAATGAAGCTTGGATGCCATTCAGTATTG GTCGCCGTGACTGTCTCGGTAGTCAACTTGGCAAGATGGAGACATTTCTACTCTTCACCAACCTCTTCCAGCAGTTCGAATTCAGACTTCCTCCTGATCAACCAACCCACAACATGCGAGGATTACTTGGTCTAACTTTGCATCCAGAACCGTACAAGATCTGCGCCGTTGAGCGCTGA